Proteins encoded within one genomic window of Ranitomeya variabilis isolate aRanVar5 chromosome 4, aRanVar5.hap1, whole genome shotgun sequence:
- the ZPR1 gene encoding zinc finger protein ZPR1: protein MSVLRASEAPASSSAPVFREFSADDEEQQPAEIESLCMSCYQNGVTRLLLTKVPFFKEIIVSSFTCDSCSSSNTEIQSAGRIQDQGVRYSLSVRNKRDVNREVVKTDYATTRIPEIDFEIPACTQKGALTTIEGILERTVVGLQQEQPLRRVADAQVAEKIEEFIRKLQTLKDGETPFTFIIDDPSGNSFIENPFAPQKDEALVVTRYRRSGEQDSLLGIEISDGQRISEEKPEDLKDEVLQFQTNCPECNVPAATNMKLVQIPHFKEVVIMATNCDACGHRTNEVKSGGAIEPLGTRITLHITDPLDLTRDLLKSDTCSVNIPELEFELGMGALGGKFTTVEGILKDIRDLVVDKNPFTLGDSTTSDRKAKLQEFGKKIDQILEGQMKAHLVLDDPAGNSYLQNVYAPEEDPEMKTEKYERSYEQNEDLGLNDMKTEGYEEQTVGSC from the exons ATGTCAGTCCTCCGCGCCTCTGAGGCTCCAGCCTCCTCCTCCGCTCCGGTGTTCCGGGAGTTCAGCGCGGACGATGAGGAGCAGCAGCCGGCAGAGATCGAGTCCCTGTGCATGAGCTGCTACCAGAAC GGAGTGACCCGGCTTCTGCTCACCAAGGTGCCTTTCTTCAAGGAGATCATCGTCAGCTCGTTCACGTGCGATTCCTGCAGCTCCAGCAACACAGAGATCCAGAGCGCAGGCCGGATCCAGGACCAGGGGGTCCGATACTCGCTGAGCGTCCGAAACAAGAGG GATGTGAACCGGGAAGTGGTGAAGACCGACTATGCCACCACACGGATCCCTGAGATTGACTTTGAGATTCCTGCTTGTACCCAGAAAGGAG CTCTGACGACCATTGAAGGGATCCTAGAGAGGACTGTGGTGGGTCTGCAGCAGGAGCAGCCGCTCAGACGG GTAGCGGATGCACAAGTTGCAGAGAAAATTGAGGAGTTCATCAGAAAACTTCAGACCCTGAAGGACGGAGAAACGCCCTTCACCTTC ATCATCGATGACCCCTCTGGGAACAGTTTTATAGAAAATCCATTTGCTCCTCAGAAAGATGAAGCCCTGGTGGTCACACGTTACCGGAGGAGCGGAGAGCAGGATTctctgctaggaatagag ATCTCGGACGGCCAGAGGATTTCAGAAGAGAAGCCCGAAGATCTGAAGGACGAG GTTCTTCAGTTCCAGACTAACTGTCCCGAGTGCAATGTACCGGCGGCGACCAATATGAAATTAGTGC AAATCCCTCACTTTAAAGAAGTCGTCATCATGGCCACAAACTGTGATGCCTGCGGCCATAGGACCAACgag gtgAAATCTGGAGGCGCTATTGAACCTCTCGGCACTAGGATTACACTTCACATAACCGACCCGTTAGATCTTACAAGAGATCTCCTCAAA TCCGATACCTGCAGCGTTAATATTCCGGAGCTGGAGTTCGAACTGGGCATGGGCGCTCTAGGAGGGAAATTTACCACCGTGGAGGGGATCCTGAAAGACATCCGAGACCTG GTGGTTGACAAAAATCCCTTTACACTTGGTGACAGCACGACGTCAGACCGGAAGGCGAAACTGCAAGAATTCGGCAAGAAGATCGATCAG ATCTTGGAGGGACAGATGAAAGCTCATTTAGTTCTGGACGATCCTGCAGGGAACAGCTATCTCCAG AATGTTTACGCACCAGAAGAGGATCCTGAAATGAAGACTGAGAAGTACGAGCGATCGTACGAGCAGAACGAAGACCTGGGACTCAATGATATGAAGACGGAGGGGTACGAAGAACAGACAGTGGGTAGTTGTTAG